Genomic DNA from Lycorma delicatula isolate Av1 chromosome 5, ASM4794821v1, whole genome shotgun sequence:
CCTACTCCAGACTCATGAGCGATTTTCTacatatgtatttgtttatatgtttttaacttttttctatcaTAAGAACAGTTTTCTTCTGTTCCttaatgtgttaatattttttcaatgactACTTATTAGTAGATAACAACAATTACTTAATCCTTTACACGAACCAGGAACAAATATCCTTTCTATTAATAATGCATGTACAGCAAGACCATAATGAAACGGCGATAAGTTCCTCTTattgtaaaggcagtttctttttatGTATGACAAACTATAGTGAAATCACACTGATTcaatcttatttttgaaaataaaattacttttttttttgcactaatttgggataaagtaaaatgtagataaaaagttttcaaaacaatatacaaaattgtagcatacaatttttattaaaaaaaagtgaaaattaattaaaatagaatttcacatttattataaataattaaaaatactatcagcacaattaaaaaaagacagaGTGCTTAGAACAACACAATGCTAACACTGCCATCTAGTTATTGCAGAGTGGCATTAAAAGTTGTACATCAAAATACACACGAcattaattaatcattgttaaacaaatttttataattattcaataataaagatGCAAACCACACAGATTGTTTCCTACAAGAACACtgcacaaattttttattcatttccttctgTACATCACCATCCCAATTATAATCATTACAATATTGATTcagttttctattttcatttacatatattaacgGATTTCTTTCGACtatttcaatatctttttcaAGTTCTTTCAATTCTTTTTCCAGCTGagttttacgtttaatttttggtATTGTGTCAGTTACCATAGGTAATAACTGAAATTCCTTTTGTAGATCACGCCAATTCTTATGTAAAccctattacacaaaaaaaaaaaaaatcactttaaacaACTTCTGTacataatactgatttttaaaaaataaaacttctatttgaatcacaataaaaaattaaatgtttttaaagtcaagctacaaaatgaaaacatcataaactattaattatttcccTTGGTATACAGATAAATTTAGTAACAATAAACTAGCTGTAACTTACttctaagaattaataattatcaaaagcgttaaaaaaattatttgggagGACATGAGAAAATGGCATAAAATTtctaaactgttttattaatcaCCAATTATTTGAATCAATCGTAAtccatattttattctaataaacccaactaaatgtttattagtaatgtctaaaattaaaataaaatagtattttatatgctacaGATATCAATAATCATTTTAGACTCTAATATGAtatctattttacaaaataagctCATCTTTGGAAGTTATaacttacaaacaatttaaaaaagaaatagttttatatcATGTTATACTgttcttttatgtattatttttatgagtttcaacctatttaaaaacaaatctacaggaattataacaaattatgcaTTAAAGTAGTATACTGTgcattttttacctgtttttatggAAGTTTTATTTCAAGATTCTACAAcctcaataatataaaacataaaaactatttaagtaCAGGGTGTCCTATATAAAAGGCAACTCATTAACTGGCCTTCTACAAAATTTGAATTGACTTCCCCTTCATTTTACTGGAATGAACTCATCTGACATCTGAGTATCACACCCACGGGAGAAGACTACTTCTGGTAGCCTTAAAGCGATCAGAATACTTTTAGTgagaagatggtgttttcacGGAAGGAATGTGTTTTTATTACAACCATACTTGAATACACGATCAATGACTGGAGTGCAAGAATCTTTTTTGCTGTAAGTAGTACTGGGACAGACCAATTCCTAAAAATACATCAGTATTGAGGTCAGTGACTAAATTTAGACAATTGTGACAATTTGGTGGTTTTGTTAAAgacaagaaagagaaaaatcaagGAAAATGTTGAATACAGCAGACTTGGTCACTCAAATGAATTACCAATTACCTGCctcatcaaaaaaaagaaaagattaatgacacttttcaactaaaattaatttgcaaaaaatcaaatattcatcgagtataatacagttaaatttatgATCATCGAATTCAACCAATTGAGTGAATTCAAGTTATGGACTTATTTTTCTCTGACAAGGCACAGCTTCACTTGAATGACTATgaagtctataaataaagtaatcaggcaaccaaagtggcaacactgtaaagttactaggaCACATATATGaatagctgatttatattagataatatttttagtctattgttgccacgtgagacgtaaacaaacttttcgtgaaacgagtttttgttgtgtgttacaaaaatgagtgatactaattatgagcaacgttatgctatcaagttttgtgttaaacttggtgagaatgatactgaaactttttcaaaaacgAAAAAGGCGTATAAAGATTACTCTCTGTCACAAGCCCAggtggtttaaaacattttcagatggccacgaatcagttgcagatgatcaacgctctggaagaccgttaacgtcaaaaagtgacgacaatgttgagtgaatcaagagacttgatacagtacaaCCAGCGATTaattgtcagaatgattgcacaacaattgaatttgaaccgtaccagtccatcaaattttgacaaatgaattggacgtGAAATGTTTGTGTAAAATTAGTCCCAAAAAATCTCACTGTTGAACCGAAAAACAAGTGTGCTGCGAGACCTTccagggtgaattgaaactgatcctgattttctaaaaaaatgttattactggtgatgaatcatggatatttgagtataacccagaaacaaaatgccacagcaaggagtggcacacttcaactcaccatgtcccaaaaaagcaaaaatatgaacaaatcaaaaatcaaaaccttgctagtttgtttctttgattataatggcattgttcataaggagtttttgcctacaggatagactgtaaatcaatatgtttaccgacaAATTCTtaaaagactgcggaaaagagttgcccacctGACACCAGCTATCAAAGACAATtgaatgctgcatcatgacaatgcaccttgtcatactgcactctcaattaacgagtttttgacaaagaaaaatattcctgtagttcctcaaccaccttttCACCCCACTTTAGTCCCTGCAACATTTTCCTGTtcttgactttaaaaaacacctcaaagggacatcattttgaaacagtagaaaaaatttaaaaaaatataaccaactATTTGAAGGATATTCTGACATTGGTCCAACATTGCTTCTAAGAGTGGAAAAACCATTTGAGCGTTGCGtgacttcccaagggaactatttcgaagatgACACGAGtcaatgtataattggattgtaaataaaaactttttctgaaccagtctcattactttatttacaaacttcgtatataaacaatcaaaaacagtaggatttgaaatattatgaaaaaccaAGTCAGTGTAAAGGTGCATGTTATGATTAACATATTATCTGTATAtcttgtttctataaaataatttccaaaatttgaATCTGTTACATGTAGTGCCTGGATGTGtcattttatacagaagaattgagaggagagtggaagaagtgttaggagaagaccaatttggtttcaggaaaagtatagggacaagggaagcaattttaggcctcagattaatagtagaaggaagattaaagaaaaacaaaccaacatacttggcgtttatagacctagaaaaggcattcgataacgtagactggaataaaatgttcagcatttttaaaaaattagggttcaaatacagagatagaacaattgctaacatgtacaggaaccaaacagcaacagtaataattgaagaacataagaaagaagccgtaataagagagggagtccgacaaggatgttccctatctccgttactttttaatctttacatggaactagcagttaatgatgttaaagaacaatttagattcggagtaacagtacaaggtgaaaagataaagacgccacgatttgctgatgatatagtaattctagccgagagtaaaaaggatttagaagaaacaatgaacggcatagatgaagtcctacgcaagaactatcgcgtgaaaataaacaagaacaaaacaaaagtaatgaaatgtagtagaaataacaaagatggaccgctgaatgtgaaaataggaggagaaaatattatggaggtagaagcattttgttatttgcgaagtagaattactaaagatggacgaaccaggagcaatataaaatgccgaatagcacaagcgaaacgagccttcagtgagaaatataatttgtttacatcaaaaattaatttaaatgtcaggaaaagatttttgcaagtatatgtttggaatgtcgctttatatggaagtcaaacttggacgatcggagtatctgagaagaaaagattagaagcttttgaaatgcggtgctatagaatgttaaaaatcagacgggtggataaagcgacaaacgaataggtattgcggcaaatagatgaagaaagaagcatttggaaaaacatagttaaaagaagagacagacttataggccacatactaaggcatcctggaataatcgctttaatattggaaggacaggtagaagtaaaaaattgtgtaggcaggccacgtttggaatacgtaaaacaaatttttagggatgtagagggtatactgaaatgaaacgactagcactagatagggaatcttggagagctgcatcaaaccagtcaaatgactgaagacaaaaaaaaaattgtaattcaaatttttcatcgcTACGAAATTAGTTGAAATcagtgtttgttaattaattcgtatacgatgttatattttttcctaatctataattgaatattttttattaaaataggaatgcaagatgcatttttattgctaaatctaactttatttaaaataaagttaattaacttttttctttaaattattttctattaacataaTAAGTCACTTAGTTTTGAAACTGGATTCGTTCTTATTGAACtgtgaatttaagagaaaatataaatgaaaattgcatttaaacgttaaatttacccgatttataaacaaaaacggtttttaaaatcgttatattcattttaactgctgtaaaatccattttgaccaaaacacaaaaacattttataaatttaatcgtaataaaaaaatatcagttgtgGTTTTCCTTtactgttcatataaatatttataaataaaaaatatttaaagtcgataaattaaaaattttagttaaaaaaaatttagcaacataattcagattattttgttactttattttaaatacataaactttgatttaaacaaacgctttttcaaacaaaaacaaagcaaatattaatcttaaaataaatgattttctttaacgATGGCCAGTTTTTTACATCCTCTGTCTTGCCGACACGAACAGTGGCATGTACAAGCCTTTCTGTTacgtagtttttttatatacttgtcctTGAATTGGTTACATACAATAGCGTTTGCGTCTTTGTTTTAACTACTGTCagagttttaactgattttttttagcacaagcggcagtgtaattataaaaaagagttttagacactatatatatatatatatatatatatatatatatatatatatatatatatatcttacagtaaaacagttatatatatatcttacagttctatacttgttcatcaataattttatgtatatacaaaactcttgaccgaacaaataaaagtataaaaaaccgtttcaatataaaataattttcattattattattattattttacgatcaTCATCAGCCCCCTACacaatatgtaatgttaaattacataaactttaaaatacgtataatatgaaagattaatacaatgttgacccttgtgtttataaaaataatccgttttaaaataaaggtgtcgaatcccagtcagtctttgtatttttaacatgctaaaaaaaaaataaaaataattgaacgtTGATATGCTGTCGAAACAAGTTTGTTAATAGATGCATTTTGACGCgttaattgaatatttgttttagtagcgCGGAAGACATAATAACAAGGTCTTTGACCGCTGTCTATCAGGCAATGTGTATTTGTAAGTCTGGCAACTCTGGTTGCTAGGAAACCGATCGGTTTCCTAGCAACCTAGTACGTTGTATGACGGTGAAGTGAAGAAGGGGGACCCCCTTCCAAACTTCGACTACATACAACCGTTCAAGGTTACACAGTTACAACTTAAATGCATCCcataatatattactgtattttataaaattataacgaaccaaaaatataaaattaacattgcaaacgttttcatcaccgatgcatttatttttttaaatcctttgtgGCCATTATTTCGATTGGAATTATTGAAAAGATCGTTGTAAGACAAGAATTAAATTCAagacctgttaatttttttttaatgtatgaaacctGGCTAAACAATTGTCGGTGGTGGATATAGAATAAACTTCACACATTACTTTttgatagtattaataaaaaataaatctctctctcactgtgtgtgtgtgagcgcgcacaCATTACATCCTTATGTATCACTCGTTAATcgtttatataataaagttattataagtCCTCTTAAGTTCGGCTGATTCAGAAACTTTTGCAAATTGTTTATTTGGCggagatttttttattagttttttaagtgttaatcaattttttaaaagctttatcatttttatgtgtaatatgagcagtacttcaaataaaatgatCCATAGGCCATTCTCAACAAATGTAAAAGTGAAGCGAGCGTTCCGTTTAAAATaaaggaatggaatggaatgcaaagttggcaggagtctattactccctactttatcgcagaacctggacagagtcccttgctgctggatcattctaatcgggcttgtttttaaaagggttattttttaatctcggatctaatttttcaagttttgtctattattattttagtgaatttaagacggatttaattgcattccaatccgttgttaaaccagcgttatcgaacccatttcatgggccgaccgcggaaggctaggcttataaagcctgtcctcccgacgtaattccccttcagaccgtccactgaagtcctttcggtgctaactctttaataggctagcaggaatacgccacaacggggcactagctataaggagagagcaatgcgaccccttttccggaggagtcgtaattgctgggatattttgtcttactgtaagttttttttaaaatttagaccgcgtttttgttttatgcgcgacttaccgtgtttgacgtcttcaaactatataactcgcgaaaacttttcactcgcgaccccggaaacgcgtctgacgcactattccgtttatggctcatgcgatatggaggcccctaagcctggtttgtcgattttcggctaccgcaccgcaccatcacggtggttcgtccagtacggcgtgaggccgcttccttacaactgtcggagttgggtcctctcggcagatgtcccgaagatgactgtgttcggacacagccgctctcccgaacagtctgcgcgcctgcgccacccccacctcggacacggattgaaatctcgcatcagatcggagagtggcgttcctgacgaaccacggagctccaaagatcgtccgcaacgcgatgttttggacggcctcgatcttcttttgaagcgaggagctc
This window encodes:
- the LOC142324838 gene encoding uncharacterized protein LOC142324838, with product MTRCIVMMQHSIVFDSWCQGLHKNWRDLQKEFQLLPMVTDTIPKIKRKTQLEKELKELEKDIEIVERNPLIYVNENRKLNQYCNDYNWDGDVQKEMNKKFVQCSCRKQSVWFASLLLNNYKNLFNND